The following are from one region of the Simiduia agarivorans SA1 = DSM 21679 genome:
- a CDS encoding esterase/lipase family protein, with amino-acid sequence MKRIPTLLFGFFTSLIFSVSIAHAADTSGRTQHPIVLVHGLSGFDSILADYFYGVKSALRDVGATSVYTPQVTAFASNEARGEQLLAYVENLLAVTGAQKVNLIGHSQGGATARYVASVRPDLVASVTSVGSPHFGSPVADLLKDSPLEGTAMAIGNAVGALLAALSGDSSQQQNAMGALESLNTQGALAFNARFPQGLRQGSCRNTPSYNAGSWWWPNYVKDYSVNDGAHQVNGVRYYSWSGIYTPAFDSNVLDPADALLGITWLAIGESNDGLVGRCSSHMGKVIRDDYTLNHTDEVNGMFGLRGLWSTNPVQLYVSHARRLKSAGL; translated from the coding sequence ATGAAACGCATCCCTACTTTACTGTTTGGTTTTTTCACATCGCTTATTTTTTCTGTATCCATCGCCCACGCTGCCGACACCTCTGGCCGGACCCAGCACCCGATTGTTTTAGTGCACGGTCTGTCCGGATTCGACAGCATTCTGGCCGACTATTTTTACGGTGTAAAAAGCGCCTTGCGCGATGTGGGCGCCACCAGCGTCTATACACCGCAGGTCACAGCCTTCGCCAGTAATGAAGCGCGCGGCGAACAGCTTTTGGCCTACGTTGAAAACCTGCTGGCAGTGACTGGCGCACAAAAAGTCAATCTCATCGGACATTCGCAGGGCGGTGCCACCGCGCGCTATGTGGCATCGGTGCGTCCCGACCTGGTGGCGTCCGTCACATCGGTGGGTTCACCCCATTTCGGTTCGCCGGTCGCGGATCTGCTGAAAGACTCGCCACTGGAGGGCACCGCCATGGCCATCGGTAATGCCGTGGGCGCCTTGCTGGCAGCGCTTTCTGGCGACAGCTCACAGCAACAGAATGCCATGGGTGCACTCGAATCTCTCAACACGCAGGGCGCCTTAGCCTTCAATGCGCGCTTTCCTCAAGGCCTGCGCCAGGGCAGCTGCAGGAATACCCCCAGCTACAACGCCGGTTCCTGGTGGTGGCCAAACTATGTCAAAGACTATTCCGTCAACGACGGTGCCCATCAGGTCAATGGCGTGCGTTACTATTCATGGAGCGGTATTTACACTCCGGCCTTTGATTCCAACGTGCTGGACCCGGCCGATGCACTGCTCGGTATTACCTGGCTGGCGATTGGCGAGTCCAATGATGGCCTGGTGGGGCGTTGCTCCTCTCACATGGGCAAGGTGATTCGCGATGACTACACCCTGAACCATACCGACGAAGTCAATGGCATGTTCGGTCTGCGCGGCCTCTGGTCCACCAACCCGGTGCAGCTCTATGTCTCCCACGCCCGGCGCCTGAAATCGGCGGGTCTGTAA
- the ltaE gene encoding low-specificity L-threonine aldolase, whose protein sequence is MADFRSDTVTQPCQHMRHLMAIAEVGDDVYGDDPSVNRLEAWAAERHGFEAALFVSSGTQANLLGILSHCQRGDEYLCGQEAHNYRYEAGGAAVLGSVQPQPIENLPDGTLPFDKLEKAIKPDDSHFARTRLLSLENTIGGKVLPLDYLKAARQFADKHGLALHLDGARVYNAAVASGVDVTEIARPFDSITVCLSKGLGAPVGSLLLGEKAFIQRARRLRKMLGGGMRQAGILAVAGQYALENNVARLAEDHANARFLAEGLNQLDGFSTDAYAVHTNIVFVDVAPAVDMQAIARELAQQNLIVSPGYQGMRLVTHKDIARADVERLLAILARLVA, encoded by the coding sequence ATGGCTGACTTCCGCTCCGATACAGTGACACAACCTTGCCAGCACATGCGCCACCTTATGGCCATCGCCGAGGTGGGAGATGATGTCTATGGCGATGACCCCAGCGTTAACAGGCTGGAGGCCTGGGCGGCAGAGCGGCATGGGTTTGAGGCGGCGCTGTTTGTGAGCTCGGGCACGCAGGCCAATTTGCTGGGCATACTGAGTCACTGCCAGCGGGGAGACGAATATTTGTGCGGTCAGGAAGCGCACAATTATCGTTATGAGGCGGGTGGCGCGGCCGTGTTGGGCTCGGTTCAACCGCAACCGATTGAAAACCTGCCCGACGGTACCTTGCCATTCGACAAGCTTGAAAAGGCGATCAAACCCGACGACAGTCATTTCGCCAGAACCCGCCTGCTGAGCCTGGAAAACACCATTGGTGGCAAAGTCCTGCCGTTGGATTACCTTAAGGCCGCGCGCCAATTTGCCGATAAACACGGGCTGGCATTGCACCTGGATGGCGCGCGCGTTTATAACGCCGCGGTGGCATCGGGTGTGGACGTGACCGAGATCGCCCGGCCTTTTGATTCCATCACTGTGTGCTTGTCCAAGGGCCTGGGCGCGCCAGTGGGATCATTGCTGTTGGGCGAAAAGGCGTTTATCCAGCGCGCCCGGCGTTTGCGCAAAATGCTCGGCGGCGGCATGCGTCAGGCCGGCATACTGGCGGTGGCGGGCCAATATGCGCTGGAAAACAATGTGGCCCGGTTGGCAGAGGATCACGCCAACGCCCGTTTTCTGGCTGAGGGTCTCAATCAGCTGGATGGCTTCAGCACAGACGCTTATGCGGTGCACACCAATATTGTTTTCGTGGATGTGGCGCCGGCAGTGGATATGCAAGCCATTGCGCGCGAACTAGCACAACAAAATCTGATTGTCTCACCGGGTTATCAGGGCATGCGCCTGGTGACCCATAAAGACATTGCCCGCGCGGATGTGGAACGGTTGCTGGCCATTCTGGCCCGGCTGGTTGCCTGA
- a CDS encoding FHA domain-containing protein: MAFLQHCLNGGLVAHYALDSAITLGRSEDNDVVLEDGTVSGHHARISVTDQGEFQFEDLGSTNGLQYEGKKVSNGILQAGKWLSVGLHEFTRVETLPQGMEQTLRIKKSWIPGVYYTSEK, from the coding sequence ATGGCATTTTTACAACACTGCCTCAATGGCGGCCTGGTGGCGCACTATGCATTGGATTCTGCCATTACGTTGGGCCGGTCAGAGGATAACGATGTAGTACTGGAAGACGGCACTGTGTCCGGTCACCATGCCCGCATCAGTGTGACCGATCAGGGCGAGTTTCAGTTTGAAGACCTGGGCAGTACAAACGGCCTTCAATACGAAGGCAAAAAAGTCAGTAACGGCATATTACAGGCGGGCAAATGGCTGTCTGTAGGTTTACACGAGTTTACCCGCGTGGAGACGCTGCCGCAGGGGATGGAACAAACCTTGCGCATCAAGAAAAGCTGGATTCCGGGCGTTTATTACACCAGCGAAAAATAA
- the fdxA gene encoding ferredoxin FdxA — protein MTFVVGENCIKCKHTDCVEVCPVDCFYEGPNFLVIHPDECIDCALCEPECPANAIFSEDELPEGQEVFLELNAELAQVWPNITEMKDSPADAEQWDGVPGKLQYLER, from the coding sequence ATGACATTCGTAGTGGGTGAAAATTGCATCAAGTGTAAGCACACAGACTGTGTGGAAGTTTGCCCGGTGGATTGCTTTTACGAAGGCCCTAACTTCCTGGTGATTCACCCGGATGAGTGCATCGACTGCGCCCTGTGCGAACCCGAGTGCCCGGCCAACGCCATCTTCTCCGAAGACGAGCTACCCGAAGGTCAGGAAGTGTTCCTGGAACTGAACGCCGAATTGGCGCAGGTATGGCCCAACATCACCGAAATGAAAGATTCGCCCGCCGATGCTGAACAATGGGACGGCGTACCGGGTAAATTACAGTACCTGGAGCGCTGA
- a CDS encoding PepSY-associated TM helix domain-containing protein has product MNKSLFKIHSWAALFAFIPLLVICITGSLLVFKHEIDTLLMEDKVRVQPAEQRLPLDRLLATINQTHPDYEAVGWLLSLDPGRADLAYVMEKGTSEWSYLHLNPYTGQLLSEPKPHDHYLTDWLLELHYTFLLEEPGAFAASLFAIALLILGLTGFYLHRKFWRNFFTLRWSSRLVVYFSDLHKMVGIVSAPVLVILAFTGGWWTIAGLLHEYQEHADGFEHHLMQERLYSDALSFDDLRARAENSIEDFTVTYMSLPWEPGANITLWGDVPTGNILTSEYSSTVSFSASTGEQLGSYDIRDAGLGAHVIDSYRRLHFGDFAGLFSKVLWCLLGLSPLILALTGVTLWWKRRKQRARAKQKRLETSTNAPTAWVQS; this is encoded by the coding sequence GTGAACAAATCACTGTTCAAAATTCACAGCTGGGCGGCGTTATTCGCGTTCATCCCGCTATTGGTTATTTGTATTACAGGCAGCCTGTTGGTGTTCAAGCACGAAATTGACACCCTGTTAATGGAAGACAAAGTACGTGTTCAACCCGCAGAACAACGCCTGCCGTTGGACAGGCTGCTCGCCACCATCAATCAGACCCATCCCGACTATGAAGCCGTGGGTTGGCTGCTATCGCTGGACCCGGGTCGGGCTGATCTCGCCTATGTGATGGAAAAAGGCACCAGTGAATGGTCGTATCTGCATCTTAACCCCTACACTGGCCAACTGTTGTCGGAACCCAAGCCGCACGATCACTACCTCACCGACTGGCTGCTGGAATTGCACTACACCTTCTTGCTGGAAGAGCCTGGCGCCTTTGCTGCCAGCCTGTTTGCCATTGCCCTGCTGATACTCGGCCTTACCGGTTTCTATCTGCACCGGAAATTCTGGCGGAATTTTTTCACGCTGCGTTGGAGTAGCAGGCTGGTGGTGTATTTCTCCGACCTCCACAAAATGGTCGGGATCGTGAGTGCGCCCGTGCTGGTGATTCTCGCGTTTACCGGGGGCTGGTGGACCATTGCCGGGCTGTTGCACGAATACCAGGAACATGCAGATGGCTTTGAGCATCACCTGATGCAGGAGCGCTTGTACAGCGATGCGCTTTCCTTCGATGATTTGCGCGCGCGCGCCGAGAATAGCATCGAGGATTTCACCGTGACCTATATGTCACTGCCCTGGGAGCCGGGCGCGAATATCACCCTGTGGGGCGACGTGCCCACAGGCAACATTCTCACCAGTGAATACTCCAGCACTGTAAGTTTTTCCGCCTCCACCGGCGAACAGCTGGGCAGTTACGACATTCGCGATGCAGGCCTTGGTGCCCATGTGATTGACAGCTACCGGCGGCTGCACTTCGGTGATTTTGCCGGCCTGTTTTCCAAAGTGCTCTGGTGTCTGTTGGGCCTGTCGCCATTGATTCTTGCGCTCACCGGCGTAACGCTCTGGTGGAAGCGGCGCAAACAACGAGCAAGGGCTAAACAGAAACGTTTGGAGACCAGTACCAATGCCCCCACTGCATGGGTACAGAGTTAA
- a CDS encoding serine/threonine-protein kinase produces the protein MSWSRALGRFLLSSHVVYLLLACAFVVSAHWPVVARGWIDWLDNRTLSLGYSLQAQPQAALSIAVAEVPSATFQAFTREPLQSPLLEGLENLRALHKPFHVFLSAPVWTDQLAGLGNAQALADALATHQAVDADAQAMLGLLEQLARWHRFRTDGSSLWFLPAGLLPEASGEPLDYTPGPLSQPGPLNWLLAVNRLPESALSLGWQMRGYQFVGDGASQPLWWQTHTFQRIQGAPLLLAAQARSLTGLNWQAGTLSASPDWRRPVGASGLIPVDWRLAPTAVDMMAIGRHLDGVDLVLVAEEGDPLPLQVAATANTLLTGHYPIQHRWAWASQPFWPLLLCLLTLPLWRSALLWPALVGSLLLTGLLVASQLFAHVGYGVWLPTGALVLWLWSALGWRLWCAWRGRSEARLERSWTQAWQRLVRENINSGKLAEAEAQLLEATQTRESHWQLPVCMELAQAFEKQRRYDQAEKLYESIVARAGNFQGVTERLQRLKTLSGGGSLESTLIIDEQIINKPVLGRYEIQRELGRGAMGIVYLGRDPKIARMVAIKTLQYKQFDASQLPELKARFFREAEAAGRLSHPNIVSVFDVGEESDLAYIAMDYVPGRALSFYTAPNRLLPVPIVYGLMAKAADALHYAHKHKIVHRDVKPGNLLYDPESGRLKVSDFGIARLVDNSKTRTGDVMGSPLYMSPEQLKGDKVSEAADIYSLGVTMYQLLTGKLPYDGDTLANLTYQILNAKHASVRSHREELPPSATRITNKALQKSPADRFSSAKEMADTLRKSLARDFD, from the coding sequence ATGTCCTGGTCCCGCGCTTTGGGGCGTTTCCTGCTGTCCTCTCATGTGGTGTATCTGCTGTTGGCCTGTGCATTTGTGGTTTCTGCGCATTGGCCGGTCGTTGCCCGTGGCTGGATAGACTGGCTGGATAATCGCACCCTGTCATTGGGTTACAGTCTTCAAGCGCAACCTCAAGCGGCCTTGTCTATTGCGGTGGCCGAGGTTCCTTCCGCAACGTTTCAGGCATTTACCCGCGAACCCCTGCAAAGTCCGCTGCTGGAAGGGCTCGAAAACCTGCGCGCGCTGCACAAGCCCTTTCATGTGTTCTTATCTGCACCGGTGTGGACCGATCAACTCGCCGGGTTGGGTAACGCGCAAGCCTTGGCCGACGCGCTGGCCACGCATCAGGCGGTAGATGCGGACGCTCAGGCGATGCTTGGACTACTGGAGCAACTGGCGCGCTGGCATCGGTTTCGCACTGATGGTTCGTCGCTTTGGTTTTTGCCTGCAGGGCTGTTGCCGGAGGCGTCAGGTGAGCCTTTGGATTATACCCCGGGGCCTTTGTCGCAGCCTGGCCCCCTCAACTGGTTATTGGCGGTGAACCGGTTGCCGGAATCGGCCCTGAGCCTGGGATGGCAAATGCGCGGCTATCAATTCGTGGGCGATGGCGCCAGCCAACCCCTTTGGTGGCAAACCCACACGTTCCAGCGTATACAAGGTGCGCCCTTGTTGCTGGCGGCACAGGCCCGGTCACTCACCGGACTCAATTGGCAGGCCGGCACCCTCAGTGCTTCGCCCGACTGGCGAAGGCCGGTAGGGGCTAGCGGCCTTATCCCGGTGGACTGGCGGCTTGCGCCAACGGCCGTGGACATGATGGCTATCGGTCGCCATCTGGATGGCGTCGACCTGGTGCTTGTGGCAGAAGAGGGGGACCCGCTACCGTTACAGGTTGCGGCCACTGCCAACACGCTGTTGACAGGGCATTACCCCATTCAGCATCGCTGGGCCTGGGCCAGCCAGCCCTTTTGGCCGCTGCTGTTGTGTTTGCTCACTCTGCCTCTGTGGCGTTCCGCATTGTTATGGCCGGCATTGGTAGGCAGTCTTCTGCTCACCGGTTTGCTGGTGGCGTCGCAACTTTTTGCCCACGTGGGGTACGGTGTCTGGTTGCCCACCGGCGCTCTGGTGTTGTGGTTGTGGTCCGCATTGGGCTGGCGGCTATGGTGTGCCTGGCGTGGCCGCAGTGAGGCGCGCCTGGAACGCAGCTGGACGCAAGCCTGGCAACGTTTGGTGCGCGAAAATATCAATAGCGGTAAGCTGGCTGAGGCAGAAGCGCAGTTGCTGGAGGCCACTCAGACGAGAGAGTCTCATTGGCAATTGCCGGTCTGCATGGAGCTGGCGCAGGCATTTGAAAAACAGCGCCGTTACGATCAGGCCGAAAAGCTGTATGAAAGCATTGTCGCGCGCGCGGGTAACTTTCAGGGTGTGACCGAGCGCCTGCAGCGCCTGAAGACCTTGTCCGGTGGGGGTAGCCTGGAGTCCACATTGATTATCGATGAGCAGATAATCAACAAACCGGTGCTTGGGCGTTATGAAATACAACGCGAGCTGGGACGCGGTGCCATGGGTATTGTGTATCTGGGTCGGGATCCGAAAATTGCCCGCATGGTTGCCATCAAAACCTTGCAGTACAAGCAATTCGACGCGTCGCAGCTACCCGAGCTTAAAGCCCGGTTCTTCCGTGAGGCCGAAGCCGCGGGCCGGCTCAGTCATCCCAATATTGTGTCGGTATTTGATGTGGGTGAAGAGTCTGATCTGGCCTACATAGCCATGGATTACGTACCCGGCCGGGCGCTCAGTTTTTATACCGCGCCCAACCGGCTGCTGCCGGTACCGATTGTTTACGGCTTGATGGCCAAAGCCGCCGATGCATTGCACTACGCCCACAAACACAAAATTGTTCACCGCGATGTGAAACCGGGCAATCTTTTGTATGATCCCGAATCTGGCCGGCTGAAAGTGAGTGACTTTGGCATTGCGCGTTTAGTGGATAATTCCAAAACCCGTACCGGCGATGTGATGGGCAGTCCTTTATATATGTCGCCCGAGCAACTCAAAGGCGACAAGGTGAGCGAAGCCGCAGATATTTACAGTCTGGGTGTTACCATGTATCAATTGCTGACCGGTAAGCTGCCTTACGATGGTGATACCCTCGCCAATCTGACTTACCAGATTTTGAATGCCAAACACGCGAGTGTGCGCAGCCACCGGGAAGAGCTACCACCCAGCGCCACGCGCATAACCAACAAGGCGTTGCAGAAGTCACCGGCAGATCGATTCAGCTCCGCCAAGGAAATGGCCGACACCCTGCGTAAATCACTGGCGCGGGATTTTGATTAA
- a CDS encoding TonB-dependent siderophore receptor, with amino-acid sequence MKKPLNRAILAANAVIAGFTLQSTPLLAAESTAGFSEEITITAIRADRKSRGATGLDMDAFDTPQSLSIIDADTIEAFGLKDINTLLAMTPGVNVDRSETNRTYYNARGFDITSMHIDGIGMPFGTLVVGDLDTFLYERVEVIKGSNGLITGLGNPSGTVNYVRKRPTNEFMGHTNVSVGTYGHRRAEVDISTPLTESGSWATRLVGVYAESDSWVDLNENDRALGSVIVDGQLTDTLTLSAGYTRQDYDSDGVLWGALPVIYNDGTQADYPVSTSTSMDWTHWNTSRDEAFVELGWQLSDDWRLTATGMHNVYKENSELFYIYSNTGLDPDTGLGLLSYPGKYDDNRKERILDANLQGSFEAWGQEHSVNLGVSTARSASEAFAHSALTGFQPMPAFPGWTGTEVARPTFDAPYLAAHQDIDLNRVYGSVRLAVTENLNLILGFNAVDYTNEGVSYGVSTNSDEDGSSPYVGVTWELVDGLNAYASYSDIYQPQYVLGEDIQSLGSAEGKSYEIGLKKSFDSSLLSLALFRTEQSNLQEFKEYGDGDGIDDTDYSDDFTYAIYRGVDVESEGIEIEFSGNITDTLSLQAGATHLNMKDQQGEDARTFIPRNTVKMLLSWQPMERLTTGASLRWQDDIYYESGFGRIKQDSYTVLGLHGFYEVVEDLTLALNVDNLTNEKYFNSVKYEQAWYAAPRTATLSARWQF; translated from the coding sequence ATGAAAAAGCCCCTGAACCGCGCCATTCTGGCCGCCAACGCCGTTATTGCCGGCTTCACACTGCAATCCACCCCGCTTCTGGCCGCCGAATCAACGGCAGGCTTCAGTGAAGAAATTACCATTACCGCCATCCGCGCCGACCGCAAAAGCCGCGGTGCCACGGGCCTGGATATGGATGCGTTCGATACGCCGCAATCCCTGTCGATTATCGATGCCGATACCATCGAAGCCTTCGGCCTGAAAGACATCAACACCCTGCTGGCAATGACACCCGGGGTAAACGTGGATCGCTCGGAAACCAACCGCACCTACTACAACGCCCGTGGTTTTGACATCACCAGCATGCACATCGACGGCATCGGCATGCCCTTCGGCACGCTGGTGGTGGGTGACCTGGACACGTTTTTGTACGAGCGGGTTGAGGTGATCAAAGGGTCCAACGGATTGATCACCGGCCTGGGTAACCCCTCGGGCACCGTCAACTATGTGCGCAAACGTCCCACCAATGAATTCATGGGCCACACCAACGTGAGCGTGGGGACCTACGGCCATCGCCGCGCCGAGGTGGATATTTCCACCCCGCTGACCGAATCCGGCAGCTGGGCCACGCGCCTCGTGGGCGTCTACGCCGAAAGCGACAGCTGGGTTGATCTTAATGAAAATGACCGGGCATTGGGCTCGGTGATCGTGGATGGCCAGCTCACCGATACCCTCACGCTGTCTGCTGGCTACACACGCCAGGATTACGACAGCGACGGCGTACTCTGGGGCGCGCTGCCGGTGATCTACAACGATGGCACCCAGGCCGATTATCCGGTGTCTACCAGCACCAGCATGGATTGGACGCACTGGAACACATCGCGCGATGAAGCCTTCGTGGAATTGGGCTGGCAGCTGAGTGACGACTGGCGCCTGACCGCCACCGGCATGCACAACGTGTACAAAGAAAATTCCGAACTGTTTTACATCTACTCCAATACCGGTCTCGATCCGGACACGGGCCTTGGTCTCTTAAGCTATCCCGGCAAGTACGATGACAACCGCAAAGAGCGCATCCTCGATGCCAACCTGCAGGGCAGCTTTGAAGCCTGGGGACAGGAACACAGCGTTAACCTGGGCGTTTCAACCGCGCGTAGCGCATCCGAAGCCTTTGCCCACAGCGCACTCACGGGTTTCCAACCCATGCCGGCATTCCCCGGCTGGACCGGCACCGAAGTCGCGCGCCCCACGTTCGATGCGCCCTACCTTGCCGCCCATCAGGATATCGATCTGAACCGCGTGTATGGTTCGGTGCGATTGGCCGTCACCGAAAACCTGAACCTGATTCTCGGTTTTAACGCGGTGGATTACACCAACGAAGGCGTGAGCTACGGCGTCTCCACCAACAGCGACGAAGACGGTTCCAGCCCCTATGTGGGCGTTACCTGGGAGCTGGTAGACGGGCTCAACGCCTACGCCAGCTACAGCGACATTTACCAGCCGCAGTATGTGCTGGGCGAAGACATCCAGTCGCTCGGCTCGGCCGAAGGCAAGAGCTACGAAATCGGTCTGAAAAAATCCTTTGATTCAAGCCTGCTGTCTCTGGCCCTGTTCCGCACCGAACAATCCAACCTGCAGGAATTCAAAGAATACGGCGACGGCGATGGCATTGACGACACCGATTACTCCGACGATTTCACTTACGCCATTTACCGCGGTGTGGATGTGGAGTCCGAGGGCATAGAAATTGAATTTTCAGGCAACATCACCGACACCCTGTCGTTGCAGGCGGGTGCCACCCACCTCAATATGAAAGACCAGCAGGGTGAAGATGCCCGCACGTTTATTCCACGCAACACAGTGAAAATGCTGTTGAGCTGGCAACCCATGGAACGCCTGACCACCGGCGCTTCCTTGCGCTGGCAAGACGACATTTACTATGAATCTGGCTTCGGCCGCATCAAGCAGGACAGCTACACCGTCTTGGGCCTGCACGGCTTCTACGAGGTGGTTGAAGACCTGACGCTGGCATTGAATGTGGACAACCTCACCAACGAAAAATATTTCAATTCGGTGAAATACGAGCAGGCCTGGTACGCCGCGCCACGCACCGCCACACTGAGCGCGCGTTGGCAGTTCTGA
- a CDS encoding FHA domain-containing protein — MAVLAQLIDDVVVNKFTLDDEPLTIGRHPDNRVQIDDGAVSGRHAVISRKPNPDFPQYAEVVLEDLGSTNGTRVNGEKITGKVTLSNGDVVRIGWNDFKLMDPKERNLGSTVHMLQD; from the coding sequence ATGGCGGTTTTAGCGCAACTTATAGACGACGTGGTGGTCAATAAATTTACTTTGGATGACGAACCCTTGACCATTGGCCGGCACCCGGACAACCGCGTGCAGATTGACGATGGTGCCGTCAGCGGCCGCCACGCGGTGATCAGCCGCAAACCCAATCCGGATTTTCCGCAGTATGCCGAGGTGGTGCTGGAAGACCTTGGCAGTACCAATGGCACGCGTGTGAACGGCGAAAAAATTACCGGCAAAGTCACGCTCAGCAATGGTGATGTGGTACGCATTGGCTGGAACGATTTCAAGCTGATGGACCCGAAAGAGCGCAACCTGGGCAGCACCGTGCATATGTTGCAGGATTGA